One Phycisphaerae bacterium RAS2 DNA window includes the following coding sequences:
- the nagAb gene encoding Naphthalene 1,2-dioxygenase/salicylate 5-hydroxylase systems, ferredoxin component, producing MAASEQWHDVGSADELATKPLQQVTAGGTKIALIHRGGRFTAINGVCNHVAGPLGEGRLDGDYVVCPWHNWKFHCETGLGEPGYEEDAVPTYAVKVENGRVLINSKQITPRTRKKHDPHPLARPVQRDEGPIRVVGISTTVMDAANPRYSTSDALLDHAMAHAATKLGVQTRLVKLNELAFRACEGYYSKSSHACTWPCSITQMDPNDQLDRVYEAIVHWADVILVATPIRWGCASSLYYKMVERMNCIQNQITISNKVLMHNKVAAFIITGGQDNVQAVAGQMLGFFAELGCHLPPFPYIAHSRGWSAEDMERNVAYVAQSRELRDGAADLVSRAVDVAKVLLTGEPTAARTTRGGRKAHQLDVKSQS from the coding sequence ATGGCAGCGTCAGAACAATGGCACGATGTCGGATCGGCCGACGAATTGGCGACGAAGCCGCTCCAGCAGGTCACGGCCGGCGGCACGAAGATCGCGCTGATTCATCGCGGCGGACGTTTCACGGCAATCAACGGTGTCTGCAACCATGTTGCCGGTCCGCTGGGCGAGGGCCGGCTCGACGGCGACTACGTGGTCTGCCCCTGGCACAACTGGAAGTTCCACTGCGAGACAGGCTTGGGCGAGCCGGGCTACGAAGAAGACGCCGTGCCCACGTACGCCGTAAAGGTCGAGAACGGCCGCGTGCTGATCAATTCGAAGCAGATCACGCCGCGCACGCGTAAGAAGCACGATCCTCACCCGTTGGCCCGGCCGGTCCAGCGCGATGAGGGGCCGATTCGCGTCGTGGGCATCTCGACGACCGTCATGGATGCTGCGAATCCGCGGTACTCAACGTCAGACGCCCTGCTGGATCATGCCATGGCGCACGCTGCGACGAAACTCGGCGTGCAGACCCGGCTTGTGAAGTTGAACGAGCTCGCCTTTCGCGCGTGCGAGGGGTATTACTCCAAAAGCTCGCACGCCTGCACCTGGCCGTGCAGCATCACGCAGATGGACCCGAACGATCAGCTTGACCGTGTGTACGAAGCGATTGTCCACTGGGCTGACGTGATTCTGGTCGCCACGCCGATCCGCTGGGGCTGCGCCAGCTCGCTGTATTACAAGATGGTCGAGCGGATGAACTGCATTCAGAACCAGATAACGATTTCGAACAAGGTGCTGATGCACAACAAAGTCGCCGCGTTCATCATCACCGGCGGGCAGGACAACGTGCAGGCCGTCGCCGGGCAGATGCTCGGTTTCTTCGCTGAGCTGGGCTGCCACCTTCCGCCGTTTCCGTACATCGCGCATTCGCGCGGCTGGAGCGCCGAGGACATGGAGCGAAACGTCGCCTACGTGGCACAAAGCCGGGAGCTTCGCGACGGGGCGGCCGACCTGGTCTCGCGGGCGGTCGACGTGGCAAAGGTGCTGCTGACCGGCGAGCCGACCGCGGCGAGGACGACGCGCGGCGGACGTAAGGCGCACCAGCTTGATGTGAAATCGCAGAGCTAA
- a CDS encoding Putative esterase — MLTLAHIDFVRGEPTPATQSAAAARVQFTLTFDRKLKADAFTGRIILYLDTDLKSEPRLGYSWTTRRPVFGHDVTNWKPGKPITIQPATGYPHDLADLPPGRYVAQAVMHTNPDVPHSGDAPGNLYSKPVEFELADDDTPEPQTVTLKIRRRVKHEEKLLDTPTMKSIKLRSALLSKFHKRDVYLRAVVELPKEYAEQADRRFPAVYVIPGFGGDHFQTAVFAGMMLRNPKTPFVRVSLDATCPLGHHVFADSDNNGPYGAALVEELIPWLEKEYRLIPEPTARLLTGHSSGGWSTLWLQVNYPDTFGGTWSTSPDPVTFADFTGVNLYDPMANFYTDAEGESRPIMRQNGRVILLLRDFVQMEDAIGPGGQVHSFEAVFSPRGPDGRPRLVFDRKTGAIDAETVKAWRRKYDIVEKLQREWPTLGPKLKGKITVIMGEDDNFYLAGAAHRLKDTLAELDSDARVIIEPGKDHGTIMMTKPFQAIMSEMCEEFLAAHPQASENDDQP; from the coding sequence ATGCTGACGCTTGCGCATATCGATTTTGTCCGCGGCGAGCCGACGCCCGCGACTCAATCCGCGGCAGCCGCCCGCGTCCAATTCACGCTCACTTTCGACCGCAAGCTCAAGGCGGACGCATTCACCGGCCGAATCATCCTCTATCTCGACACCGATCTGAAATCCGAGCCGCGGCTTGGCTATTCCTGGACGACGCGCCGCCCCGTCTTCGGACACGACGTGACGAACTGGAAACCCGGCAAACCGATCACAATTCAACCGGCAACCGGTTACCCACATGACTTGGCCGACCTGCCGCCCGGACGATACGTCGCGCAGGCCGTTATGCACACGAATCCGGACGTGCCGCACAGCGGCGACGCGCCGGGGAATCTGTACTCCAAGCCGGTTGAATTTGAATTGGCCGACGATGACACGCCCGAGCCGCAAACCGTCACGCTGAAGATCCGCCGGCGCGTCAAGCATGAGGAGAAATTACTCGACACGCCGACGATGAAATCGATCAAGCTGCGCAGCGCGCTGCTCTCGAAGTTTCACAAGCGCGATGTCTATCTCCGCGCGGTCGTCGAGCTGCCAAAGGAATACGCGGAGCAGGCCGACCGGCGATTCCCGGCGGTCTATGTCATCCCCGGTTTCGGCGGTGATCATTTTCAGACCGCGGTGTTCGCCGGCATGATGCTTCGCAATCCGAAGACGCCGTTCGTGCGCGTCAGCCTCGACGCGACCTGCCCGCTGGGGCATCACGTGTTCGCGGATTCCGACAACAACGGGCCGTATGGGGCCGCGCTGGTGGAAGAATTGATCCCGTGGCTGGAAAAAGAATATCGTCTCATTCCCGAGCCGACTGCACGACTCCTCACCGGCCACTCCTCGGGCGGCTGGTCCACGCTCTGGTTGCAGGTCAATTACCCTGACACGTTCGGCGGCACGTGGTCGACCTCGCCCGATCCGGTCACTTTTGCCGATTTCACCGGCGTCAATCTGTACGACCCGATGGCCAACTTCTACACCGATGCCGAAGGCGAGTCGCGCCCGATCATGCGGCAGAACGGTCGCGTCATACTGCTGCTGCGCGACTTCGTGCAAATGGAAGACGCCATCGGCCCCGGCGGACAGGTGCATTCGTTCGAGGCCGTCTTCAGCCCGCGCGGACCGGACGGCCGACCGAGGCTGGTGTTCGACCGCAAGACCGGCGCGATTGACGCCGAGACGGTCAAGGCATGGCGGAGAAAATATGACATTGTCGAGAAACTCCAGCGCGAATGGCCGACGCTGGGGCCGAAGCTCAAGGGGAAGATCACGGTCATCATGGGCGAGGACGACAACTTCTACCTTGCCGGCGCGGCCCATCGGCTCAAGGATACCCTCGCTGAACTAGACAGCGACGCCCGCGTCATCATCGAGCCGGGCAAGGACCACGGCACCATCATGATGACCAAGCCGTTCCAGGCGATCATGTCAGAAATGTGCGAGGAGTTCCTCGCGGCCCATCCGCAGGCGAGCGAGAACGACGACCAACCTTAA
- the pdhC gene encoding Dihydrolipoyllysine-residue acetyltransferase component of pyruvate dehydrogenase complex encodes MAKDFKLPDLGEGIHEAQIIKVMVKEGDSVQPDQAIMEVETDKAAVELPVPFGGTISKLNVKVGDTVKVGSVLLSVGEAGESAGSAPAKAEAPKAAPAKSVAMASAPAMPARPAASQTAVAEAPRRGDGPIPAAPAVRRYAREQGVDLAVVHGTGPGGRIVREDVERYLVSGGSPTGAAPSSGVSRGTAVAETSRASAAPMSYGGESAAVRSMPAEAMPDFAQWGPVRREALPQIRKTISRQMVRSYLTIPHVMHADEVDVTDLEDFRKRQGEALASTGAKLTLTAFVVKAVAGALRQFPMFNASYDEAASEMVFKDYVHVGVAVDSPKGLMVPVVRDADRKGLVSISKEMKDLADKAREFKLDVAAMRGGTFTVTNVGALGGTMATPIINYPEVAILGMGKLEWKPVVRDMQVVPRKVLPLFLSFDHRVIDGADGARFIRAVIGYLENPLNLLLV; translated from the coding sequence ATGGCCAAAGATTTCAAGCTGCCGGACCTGGGCGAAGGCATCCACGAGGCGCAAATCATCAAGGTGATGGTGAAAGAGGGCGATTCGGTTCAGCCCGACCAAGCCATCATGGAAGTCGAGACGGACAAGGCCGCCGTGGAGCTGCCCGTCCCGTTCGGCGGCACGATCAGCAAGCTGAACGTGAAGGTCGGCGACACGGTCAAGGTCGGCTCGGTGCTCTTGAGCGTCGGCGAGGCTGGCGAATCGGCTGGTTCCGCGCCCGCCAAGGCCGAAGCGCCGAAGGCCGCGCCCGCCAAGTCGGTCGCGATGGCTTCTGCTCCGGCGATGCCCGCGCGCCCTGCGGCAAGTCAGACGGCCGTCGCCGAAGCGCCGCGTCGGGGCGATGGCCCGATTCCGGCCGCGCCGGCAGTTCGGCGCTACGCGCGCGAACAGGGCGTGGACCTGGCGGTGGTGCATGGGACCGGTCCGGGCGGGCGGATCGTCCGCGAAGATGTCGAGCGCTATCTGGTTTCCGGCGGATCGCCGACCGGCGCAGCGCCGAGTTCGGGTGTATCACGCGGGACCGCCGTCGCCGAAACGAGTCGCGCGTCGGCTGCCCCGATGAGCTACGGCGGAGAGAGCGCCGCCGTGCGGTCGATGCCGGCCGAGGCGATGCCGGATTTCGCGCAATGGGGCCCGGTGCGCCGCGAGGCGCTGCCGCAGATTCGCAAGACAATCTCGCGGCAGATGGTGCGGTCGTACCTGACGATTCCGCATGTGATGCACGCCGACGAAGTCGATGTCACCGACCTGGAGGATTTCCGCAAGCGCCAGGGTGAGGCCTTGGCGAGCACCGGCGCGAAGCTGACGCTGACGGCGTTCGTGGTGAAGGCCGTGGCAGGGGCGCTGCGACAGTTCCCGATGTTCAACGCGTCGTATGACGAGGCCGCGTCGGAGATGGTGTTCAAGGATTATGTTCACGTCGGCGTGGCGGTCGATTCACCGAAGGGCCTGATGGTCCCCGTGGTGCGCGATGCCGACCGCAAGGGGCTGGTGAGCATCTCGAAAGAGATGAAGGACCTGGCCGACAAGGCGCGCGAGTTCAAGCTCGATGTCGCGGCGATGCGCGGCGGCACGTTCACCGTGACGAACGTCGGCGCACTGGGCGGCACGATGGCCACACCGATCATCAACTACCCCGAAGTAGCGATCCTTGGCATGGGCAAACTGGAATGGAAGCCGGTCGTGCGCGACATGCAGGTCGTGCCGCGAAAGGTCCTGCCGCTGTTTCTGTCGTTCGACCATCGCGTGATCGACGGGGCCGACGGCGCGAGGTTCATCCGCGCCGTGATCGGGTACCTTGAGAATCCGCTGAATCTGCTGCTGGTCTGA
- a CDS encoding Sulfite exporter TauE/SafE, which yields MDATNAILLPVAFFVAALLYSSVGHAGASAYLAVMALASIEPAVMKPTALTLNILVAAVASYNFRQAGHFSWRLFWPFAVTSIPCAYLGGAMTAPPTAYKYVVGAVLLFAAFRMFAKPTEMHLRDLRPPRALIAFPLGAIIGFLSGLTGVGGGIFLSPLLVMAGWASIRTASGVAALFIFVNSSAGLLGMGNSLSRVPPEILFWQPVALLGGFLGSYWGSRRLPVVALRRLLAVVLIIAGAKMILTGSQSKPVAVSPTRAMISGQTNLFGGTP from the coding sequence TTGGACGCCACGAACGCTATCCTGTTGCCTGTTGCTTTCTTCGTCGCCGCCCTGCTTTATTCGTCGGTCGGCCACGCCGGGGCATCAGCCTATCTCGCGGTCATGGCGCTGGCGTCGATCGAGCCGGCGGTGATGAAGCCGACGGCGCTTACCCTGAACATCCTCGTTGCGGCCGTCGCGTCATACAACTTCAGGCAAGCCGGGCATTTCTCGTGGCGACTCTTCTGGCCGTTCGCTGTGACGTCGATCCCCTGCGCGTATCTCGGCGGTGCGATGACCGCCCCACCGACTGCTTATAAGTATGTCGTTGGGGCCGTACTGCTTTTCGCAGCTTTTCGGATGTTCGCCAAGCCCACGGAAATGCACCTCCGAGATCTGCGACCGCCCCGCGCGCTCATTGCCTTTCCTCTTGGCGCGATCATCGGTTTCCTCTCGGGTCTGACGGGCGTCGGCGGCGGCATCTTTCTTAGCCCGCTGCTTGTCATGGCTGGTTGGGCTTCGATTCGTACTGCTTCCGGCGTCGCGGCGTTGTTCATTTTTGTGAACTCCTCCGCCGGACTTCTTGGTATGGGCAATTCTCTCTCACGCGTCCCACCCGAGATTCTGTTCTGGCAACCCGTGGCGCTGCTGGGCGGCTTCCTCGGGTCTTACTGGGGTAGTCGGAGGCTTCCGGTCGTCGCGCTAAGGCGATTGCTCGCCGTCGTGCTCATCATTGCCGGGGCGAAGATGATTCTGACCGGGAGCCAATCAAAGCCCGTGGCGGTGTCGCCCACTCGAGCTATGATTTCCGGACAGACAAACCTTTTTGGAGGAACGCCATGA
- the rsbU_6 gene encoding Phosphoserine phosphatase RsbU, producing the protein MSDQDHPTLTEFVDRAALEALAESFRALTGHEVRFCDSTGHCITGAETPPRSSTELSAAGRSRSVSTGTAVVDVSDARALDNASFEAVIDVQGVCVGKVQVAGVTDSSDAARFVRDLAATIEQLCHHAQQLRRRVDELAALYEVSAMLSGNAALQDVLDMATRQLVDAMELKACSLRLLDPDTGELKIASVANLSERYLSKGPVRVRGSSIDQAALSGETVHVEDMRTDPRTVYKKNAKEEGLISALVTRVASRGKAIGALRAYKGTPHRFSPFEVSLLEAIAAQLGAVIANARLMLDARKKEHLARQVKLAAEVQRRMIPAYSPQTDRYQFGCDYQPSQELGGDFYDFIRFDNGDIGAVVADVVGKGVPASLMMASARSTLRSNARRVTDMGEIIKSVNRRLFHDTLPGEFATAFYVELAADGRLLKYCNAGHEPMLLLRGGRIRELDAGGLALGIDPNETYATAEEALEPGDLMLMFTDGLLEARNFDGEAYGRARIHESFLRQASAGDAPPVDVIAKQIFWDMRRFVGFAPVEDDVTLVVVRVI; encoded by the coding sequence ATGTCGGATCAGGATCACCCAACGCTGACGGAGTTTGTGGATCGCGCAGCACTGGAAGCGCTGGCGGAATCATTCCGCGCGCTGACCGGTCACGAAGTGCGGTTTTGCGACTCAACAGGGCATTGCATTACCGGCGCGGAGACGCCGCCCCGGTCTTCAACTGAACTTAGCGCGGCGGGTCGGTCACGATCCGTTTCGACGGGGACGGCAGTCGTCGACGTATCGGATGCGAGGGCTCTCGACAACGCGTCCTTCGAAGCGGTGATCGACGTACAAGGCGTCTGCGTTGGCAAGGTGCAGGTAGCGGGCGTGACCGATTCGAGCGACGCGGCGCGCTTTGTGCGCGACCTGGCCGCGACGATCGAGCAGCTCTGTCATCACGCCCAGCAGTTGCGCCGGCGCGTGGACGAACTGGCGGCGTTGTACGAAGTGTCCGCGATGTTGTCGGGCAACGCGGCGCTGCAGGATGTGCTGGACATGGCGACGCGGCAGCTCGTCGATGCGATGGAGCTGAAGGCGTGCAGCCTGCGCCTGCTCGATCCGGATACGGGCGAGTTGAAGATCGCGTCCGTGGCGAATCTGTCGGAGCGGTACCTGTCAAAGGGTCCGGTGCGCGTGCGGGGCAGCTCGATAGACCAGGCGGCGCTGTCGGGGGAGACGGTGCACGTCGAAGACATGCGCACCGACCCGCGCACGGTGTACAAGAAGAATGCGAAGGAAGAAGGACTGATCAGCGCGCTGGTGACGCGCGTGGCGAGCCGCGGCAAAGCGATCGGCGCGCTGCGTGCGTACAAGGGGACACCGCATCGATTCAGTCCGTTCGAGGTGTCGCTGCTGGAGGCGATTGCGGCGCAGCTGGGGGCGGTGATCGCCAACGCGCGATTGATGCTGGACGCGCGAAAGAAGGAGCACCTCGCTCGACAGGTGAAGCTGGCCGCGGAAGTTCAGCGGCGGATGATTCCCGCGTATTCACCTCAAACCGATCGGTATCAGTTCGGCTGCGATTATCAGCCGAGTCAGGAGTTGGGCGGCGACTTCTACGATTTCATTCGTTTTGACAACGGCGACATCGGCGCGGTCGTGGCCGACGTGGTCGGCAAGGGCGTGCCGGCGTCGCTGATGATGGCCAGCGCGCGGTCGACGCTGCGCAGCAACGCGCGGCGCGTCACGGACATGGGCGAGATCATTAAATCGGTGAACCGCCGGCTGTTCCACGACACGCTGCCGGGCGAGTTTGCGACGGCGTTCTACGTGGAGCTGGCGGCCGACGGTCGGCTGCTCAAGTATTGCAATGCGGGCCACGAGCCGATGCTGCTGTTGCGAGGCGGGCGCATTCGAGAGCTGGACGCGGGCGGGCTGGCGCTGGGCATCGATCCGAATGAGACCTACGCGACGGCCGAAGAAGCGCTGGAGCCGGGCGACCTCATGCTGATGTTCACCGATGGGTTGCTGGAGGCGCGGAACTTCGACGGCGAGGCGTACGGCCGAGCGCGCATTCACGAGTCTTTCCTGCGCCAGGCGAGCGCGGGGGACGCGCCGCCGGTCGATGTCATCGCCAAACAAATCTTCTGGGACATGCGGCGCTTTGTCGGCTTCGCCCCGGTCGAGGACGACGTCACGCTGGTCGTCGTACGCGTGATTTAG
- a CDS encoding thiol-disulfide oxidoreductase, with product MNEKITPKNTSPRPAMTMLNQPSPQFELETLGGQPVAPAVYSAHPATVLNFVAPNCGYCKRQLPEVERVREAFEQRGVRFVNVMQTMKQTFTTEQIMEVLANVGSRSEVALDDGNKVGAMFKATSFPSLYVLDARGQIREVVSGAKANIRDTLTRRLEDLLDSESTVPAAAPPQGG from the coding sequence GTGAATGAGAAGATCACGCCGAAGAACACGAGCCCTCGGCCGGCGATGACCATGTTGAATCAACCATCGCCGCAATTTGAATTGGAAACGCTCGGCGGGCAGCCGGTCGCGCCGGCAGTTTATTCGGCGCACCCGGCGACGGTGTTGAACTTCGTGGCGCCGAATTGCGGTTACTGCAAGCGGCAGTTGCCGGAGGTGGAGCGCGTGCGCGAAGCCTTCGAGCAGCGCGGCGTGCGATTTGTGAATGTCATGCAGACGATGAAGCAGACCTTCACGACCGAGCAGATCATGGAAGTGCTGGCGAACGTCGGCTCGCGCAGCGAAGTCGCCCTCGACGACGGCAACAAGGTGGGGGCGATGTTCAAGGCCACCAGTTTCCCCTCGCTTTATGTGCTCGATGCAAGGGGGCAGATACGAGAGGTCGTCTCCGGAGCCAAGGCGAATATCCGTGACACGCTCACGCGGCGGCTGGAAGACTTGCTTGATAGTGAATCAACCGTTCCTGCGGCGGCACCGCCCCAGGGTGGATAA
- a CDS encoding Putative neutral zinc metallopeptidase, which produces MFFDPMYLVFMAPAILLALWAQVRVKSAFHHGNEFQPRSGLSGAETAQRILDTYQLHDVTIEPVNSFLGDHYDPRNKVLRLSPDVFNGRTLSALGIAAHEVGHAIQHAHSYGPLAVRNSLVPVAAVGTNLAWIFIIAGLALAPFRALAMVGLALFAAGVLFSIITLPVEFDASKRARAILLTNGMVTTEEDRIVGKVLNAAALTYVAAAIGALLQLAYWALVVFGRRD; this is translated from the coding sequence ATGTTCTTTGACCCGATGTACCTGGTCTTCATGGCCCCGGCCATTCTGCTGGCCCTTTGGGCACAGGTGCGCGTCAAATCCGCCTTTCACCACGGCAACGAGTTTCAGCCGCGAAGCGGCCTCTCCGGCGCGGAAACCGCCCAGCGGATCCTCGATACGTACCAACTTCACGATGTCACAATCGAGCCGGTGAATTCCTTCCTCGGCGATCATTACGACCCGCGCAACAAGGTGCTGCGGCTTAGCCCGGATGTCTTCAACGGTCGCACGCTTTCGGCGCTGGGAATCGCCGCGCACGAAGTCGGCCATGCGATTCAGCACGCACACTCCTACGGGCCGCTCGCCGTACGGAACAGCCTCGTGCCGGTCGCCGCTGTCGGGACGAATCTCGCGTGGATCTTCATCATCGCCGGGCTGGCGCTGGCGCCGTTCCGGGCGCTGGCGATGGTCGGCCTTGCGTTGTTCGCGGCCGGCGTGCTGTTCTCAATCATCACGTTGCCGGTGGAGTTTGATGCATCGAAGCGCGCCCGCGCGATCCTCCTGACCAACGGCATGGTCACCACGGAAGAAGATCGCATCGTCGGAAAGGTGCTGAACGCCGCCGCTCTGACGTATGTCGCAGCAGCCATCGGCGCACTCCTGCAATTGGCCTATTGGGCGCTGGTCGTGTTCGGCCGCCGCGACTGA